Part of the Citrobacter sp. Marseille-Q6884 genome, AAACCATCATCGGTCGAGTAACGCAGGTGCAGAATCTCTTCCTGCAAGTAGGTGCGCACTGCCCCGGCAAACGGCTCAGTAACAGTGTATTTGTACTTATGCTGGCCGATACGCTCAGGAACCACCGCCCCCGGCGCATACGGATGCAGGGATTCCGGCTGACCGTCGCGGCCCCACTGGATCACCGCATAGGCGTTACCGTTCAGCAGACAATGGCGCATCATCGTGCGCTTGAACTGGTAAGGCGTCTGGCAGTCGTTCGGCTGCTCGTTCAGAAGAAAATCCACCGGGTGATTGCTCAGCCATTCTCGCGCCTCACGCCCGTTATCGTTACGCACGCGGTAGAGGTAGCAGGGCATTGTTGCCACTGCCTCACTGATAACTGACACGGCGTTCATCACCGCCGGCAGAGATTCCGCAGTACCAGCAGACACATATTCGCCTGATCCGGTATTTGGAATCCCTGCCATCGCCAGAAACTCATCAATCGTCATGCTGCGCTGTTCGGATAGCTCAGATTTACGGCCAAAAGGCCAGATATTCCACATATCACAGCCCCGCTAAGTCAGCCCAGCGGCGGCGGTTATCGCCAGCGCGGCGCAGTTCAGGATGTTGGGAGAAAAGCGACCGGTGCGCAATCTCCACGCCGGACTCAGGGTAAGCAGGCATAGAAGTAACGGTGATTTCGCGTAGTTCAGCAGTGATGACGGTTCGTGTGTAAGGTAATTTCGCTGTATCCCAGAAATCTTTTGACGCACGGAAACCAAAGCTCATGCCGGAAATGTCACCGCGCTCCACCAGCTCCAGTACATCATTCCCAAGCTGGGTATTCGGCGGGGTCAGCTCGAAGCGCAGCCCGGTATCGTCTTCGGACAGCACCAGCGTGCCGGATTTAGTGCGTCCCAGTAGTTGGGTGTAGTTATGCTCATACAGCGCACGCACATCGCTACCGGATGCC contains:
- a CDS encoding HK97 family phage prohead protease, yielding MKTIDFEIRTSDLSASNKKLVGYAVRWNSLSEIIWDEFREQFAPGAFKDSLASGSDVRALYEHNYTQLLGRTKSGTLVLSEDDTGLRFELTPPNTQLGNDVLELVERGDISGMSFGFRASKDFWDTAKLPYTRTVITAELREITVTSMPAYPESGVEIAHRSLFSQHPELRRAGDNRRRWADLAGL